The genomic stretch AGCATGACTGGATTCATCACCAAGCAACAAAGCAATTTGCTCAAGTTGCTTATTATCATGTCGACACGAGGTAAGGTCAGCTAGCAATGAGTCTCGTTCTTTAATCAAAATATCAACTTGAATAATTAAAGACTCGTTTTCTTTTTCAACATTAGAAACAACAGTTGAGGCAACTGTTGCTTTTGACGAGCTAGCAATATTCGTGAGAACAAGGTTTTCTTTtctcaatttcttaatttcttttCTGAATGATGGAATGATGTTACTTTCTTTTATCTCGTCTAGACACTCTCTAAGACCAACATTTTCTTCGGCAATCTCCACAATTTGAGTTTGCAAGTCATAGAGTTTATCATTTTTAGCTAGACTCTTGTCAAGTACGTCATCAAACATCAAACAAAGCTTATCTTTAGAAAGAGTTCTCACCTTGTTCTTGAGATTAATTACCTCAGTGTCGGAGTCATCACTGGAGTCGTCGGAATGAGCTATAAGGCAGAGTGCAGATTCTTTCTTTGAAGACTTGGGTCCGTCAAGATCAAAACGAGTTGTCATACAAACTTTGGCATCTAATCCTTCCTCAAGGACTTCATCCTCATCGGAATCAGATACACCCCATATTGCATACATGACTTTATGCTTAAAATCTTTCTTTGCAAAATCTCGTTTTTCTCTAGATTTGAATTCATTCCACTTGGGGCATTCTTTGATAAGGTGACATTTCTCATCACATTTGAAATAAGCCTCCGTGGAATAAGatctcttcttttgaaaacgTTTTCTATTAGCATTGTTGAACTTCTTAGGATTTTGACTATTGATCATATCCGCCATGTTACGTGAGTACATAGCTTGTTCGTCAtctccatcatcttcctcatcactcGAGGTTGATTTGAGAGCGAAACCTCTAGCTTTGAAACTTTCACCCAAGTGCTTTGCGAGACTTAACTCGTGtgccatgagtgagcccattaGCTCATTGAGGGACAATTTGGACAGATCTTTAGCCTCCTCAATAGCCGtcaccttcggttgccatttatcacttaggctacgaaggatcttTCGGACTATATCCTCGGATTCGAACTCTCTACATAGACCCTTAagttcattgacaatactagaaaagtGAGAAGAAAGACAATTGATTGACTcatctttcatcatattgaacatctcatattgttgcgtgagaaggtcaatacgatgcTTCTTGACTTGAGACGTTCCTTCATAAGTAAGGTTTAAGGTGTCCCAAATATCTTTAGTCGAGGTACATCCGGAGATGCGATTGATatcttgttcaccgatgccatattgaagaatggacatttCTTAGAATTTTTATCGACTttcactacaaaaagaattaaaacaggcgactgattttggcgactgaaatcagtcgccaaaatcaatttggcgactgaaatcagtcgccaaacgtcagtcgcggaccttagtcgccttttctagctttggcgactaaagtcggtcgccaaatttggcgatcgAAAAATCGATCGCCAAATGACTAAAATGGCGATCGAtatggtagtcgccaaattggcgatcgattataggtagtcgccaaattggcgtgaaatcgatcgccaaatttgggtgacgTAGCTTGATTTATTTGAGGTAATTTGGCGATCGATTTAGGATTTGGCGCGCAattggtcgccattttggcgactaccagAATCGAATCGCAAATCCCAATTCGATCGCCAAAGCTCAGTAtattttggtggttttttttttcgttttcattgctagccaaatatttacaacctgcatacaaaccgatgttccacaacaccatacatcccaaatttcaacacacacaacaccatacatttcaacccaacacctcccattttctcaaacttcatttcatatattgaaaatgaaagttttacaagctaagctattctaaatgttcaagtctaaagtgttcaagttttacaagcttacatgctaaaatcatcttacttggaagccaacaccggctccactcccccatgtggaccatgcggatcatttggatcgtagttggatctaggtccggggttacaaccttgccaccaattctcaaacatttccattctttccttcatttgccggaattcttcatcacgtttgacaagttcttcatcacgtttggcatcacgttcatcacgctctcttatttgactttgaagttgactaataattcccggttgatacgtgttgctgggaattgttgaagtcaatcttctacgcgttttctcatagaaagccggtgttgaacttccggtaccatacacgtgccctttcttgaagccatccaccaactcataccatatgtcattatccggtttttctggattggcggctttttctcgttcaaatgcttcctacaatattaaacaaatggttgtaagttaatatggtaaccaccttatatacgacattttaaaagagaataaattaacaaaaattaagtgttacggaaaacttacatataattgcttgtcttttggcttagtccaagttctaacccctttgtggtcaaccctggaatgcgtgtccgAAACTTGAGTTTAAATACCGTCGCACCATGATttgtgacttcttctttcctctctgaatgaaaaaaaacatacatgttagaaaatcaacaaaaaatagaacataaaataaacatgttgcattgaaaacaaaaaaaaagtgtgaaataatagacaaacttacacccaacatacgattccagaacgatcgtgaacccgcgtaatgagtaggctcgttcacggcgtcttcctttcctcctcttttgttgagggatgcttgcttagacttcttctgaaaagcttcacttttggtatgctttattaagccttcatacttgtcacctgcaattacacatatgaaatcataactaataagttactgatattatttataatataagagagtatatgctaattaatacaaataacaaaacaagttaattaaatacctttcatgtggtctggttcctttgggcgcctaactaccttccaaatcacgtcccgatatcgtcgagtaccgacgtcattgtacctgttacggacattctgttcttgagacggtgaccaagcaaatgatagctacaaaaaaagcgacaaaatttcatattagtataaaataaaagtataaccttggttcttaaaaaatttatcaaaattaattatttggtttctaaaacaaagaattacggaaaatatatacccgaaagttattgaaccacgcctctcTTTGTGCAtgagaagcttgtgtccacgatgtaggaattggacccacaaaattagtcttcgtgcttttcgtgacacctcgtatcacgcaatcgtccataaacctgcatttattttgaacatgtaaaattacaaaaaaaaaaaaagaaataaaaatagtagactaataaagaataaaacttaccataatcccgtcggctcaagaatcatccgatgatccgaagtgtaccgtatcggcacccGTGCTGGCTCGTCGGTAGCGTCAGTCTCCTCACCGTCACCGTCTGTCTGCATCGGATCCTCCTGCACAAACTCCTCTTCCTGCTCCGGACGCGTACTCTGTCCTCCTCctgagccgcctccacgcttcctacctcgactGCTCCGACCATCTGcggtaatacaaataaaaattaacacaaataatgataaatgaaaattatacagacttctaaattttaataatttactcttgaggaatacaaaattataccaatttaatcatcttcatcttcaaacccctcgtcctcatcctcatcgtcttcctcatcctcatcatcgtcatcatcatcatcataatcatcttcatctccaaacccctcgtccttcctccttttctcctcctcctcacctcatcttcccccctcctctcctcctcttcttcccttctctcctcctcctcctcctccgcctcgtcctcctccgacagtctctcttccacatcataatattcttcctcttccatgtcttcacca from Silene latifolia isolate original U9 population chromosome 5, ASM4854445v1, whole genome shotgun sequence encodes the following:
- the LOC141657910 gene encoding uncharacterized protein LOC141657910 codes for the protein MAVLYNNRHYRRAIAAVQQLPTTVVNRGRKRGGGSGGGQSTRPEQEEEFVQEDPMQTDGDGEETDATDEPARVPIRYTSDHRMILEPTGLWFMDDCVIRGVTKSTKTNFVGPIPTSWTQASHAQREAWFNNFRLSFAWSPSQEQNVRNRYNDVGTRRYRDVIWKVVRRPKEPDHMKGDKYEGLIKHTKSEAFQKKSKQASLNKRGGKEDAVNEPTHYAGSRSFWNRMLGVSLEERRSHKSWCDGI